One genomic segment of Pseudonocardia sp. T1-2H includes these proteins:
- a CDS encoding AAA family ATPase, which yields MLERVVFEIKRVIVGQDRLVERMLVGLLAKGHLLLEGVPGVAKTLAVETVAKVVGGSFSRLQFTPDLVPADILGTRIYRQGREEFDVELGPVVANFVLADEINRAPAKVQSAMLEVMAERHLSIGGRTFPMPDPFLVLATQNPIENEGVYPLPEAQRDRFLFKIIVEYPGVEEEREIVYRMGAEPPVAERVMEPNDLVRLQGVASKVFVHHALVDYVVRLVVATRTPGEHGLSDIAGWVSYGASPRATLGIVAAARALALIRGRDYVLPQDVLDVAPDVLRHRLVLSYDAVADQIPMDHIISRVMQTVPLPQVTARPQVAPTPVAPYIPAAGAP from the coding sequence CTGCTCGAACGGGTCGTCTTCGAGATCAAGCGCGTGATCGTCGGGCAGGACCGGTTGGTCGAGCGCATGCTCGTCGGCCTGCTCGCGAAGGGCCACCTGCTGCTCGAGGGCGTGCCCGGGGTGGCGAAGACCCTGGCGGTGGAGACGGTCGCGAAGGTCGTCGGCGGCTCCTTCTCCCGCCTGCAGTTCACGCCGGACCTGGTGCCCGCGGACATCCTCGGCACGCGCATCTACCGCCAGGGCCGCGAGGAGTTCGACGTCGAGCTGGGTCCGGTCGTCGCGAACTTCGTGCTCGCGGACGAGATCAACCGCGCCCCGGCGAAGGTGCAGTCCGCGATGCTCGAGGTGATGGCGGAGCGGCACCTGTCCATCGGCGGCAGGACCTTCCCGATGCCCGACCCGTTCCTCGTGCTCGCCACGCAGAACCCGATCGAGAACGAGGGCGTCTACCCGCTGCCCGAGGCGCAGCGGGACCGGTTCCTCTTCAAGATCATCGTGGAGTACCCGGGCGTCGAGGAGGAGCGCGAGATCGTCTACCGGATGGGCGCGGAGCCCCCGGTCGCCGAGCGCGTGATGGAGCCGAACGACCTGGTCCGGCTGCAGGGCGTCGCCTCGAAGGTGTTCGTGCACCACGCGCTGGTGGACTACGTGGTGCGGCTCGTCGTCGCGACCCGCACGCCCGGGGAGCACGGCCTCTCGGACATCGCGGGCTGGGTGTCCTACGGCGCCTCGCCCCGCGCCACCCTCGGGATCGTCGCCGCCGCGCGGGCGCTCGCGCTCATCCGGGGCCGGGACTACGTCCTCCCGCAGGACGTCCTGGACGTCGCACCGGACGTGCTGCGGCACCGCCTCGTGCTGTCCTACGACGCCGTCGCGGACCAGATCCCGATGGACCACATCATCTCCAGGGTGATGCAGACCGTGCCGTTGCCGCAGGTCACCGCCCGGCCTCAGGTCGCGCCCACACCCGTCGCCCCCTACATCCCGGCGGCCGGGGCGCCGTGA
- a CDS encoding NlpC/P60 family protein, producing the protein MVRPAGSARVVVLLLLVALLTGTGGAVGAGTAIAAPPSPTPPPNPSDEQLQSSGAAVAGGAAEVAQLTDRLSALQAEAEDLQIQVAEQHESANQAQDVFTTAQGAAQDAADRADQARIETQAAGSAIDAARARLDDVVANTYQQGLDLGPIGMLTSASGPEDLIDRAQMTDAVAQQQATALDALERARVEKANADSTARQAQDEAEQRQQAAAEAKTAADQALAAAQSASDAQAQRLSQVLAEQTEVQRRLDAAENADAGLRAQRQRFDAWQAEQARLEAERQRAEAAAARARAAQEEAARAAQPTPRSPGPGSRSAAPRRYGSAAAQTVIDRAMGELGVIYAWGGGTARGPSRGIRDGGVADAMGDYKKIGFDCSGLMLYAFAGVGVNLPRYSGNQHAYGDQVPLADKQPGDMLAWARNGRIYHIALYIGNNKMIEAPYSGATVRVTDVRYGGNLLPTVSRVL; encoded by the coding sequence GTGGTGCGGCCAGCGGGCTCGGCACGGGTCGTCGTACTGCTCCTGCTCGTCGCGCTGCTGACGGGCACCGGCGGCGCCGTCGGAGCCGGGACCGCGATCGCCGCGCCCCCGTCGCCGACCCCGCCGCCCAACCCCAGCGACGAGCAGCTGCAGAGCAGCGGCGCCGCCGTCGCCGGCGGCGCGGCCGAGGTCGCGCAGCTGACGGACCGGCTCTCGGCGCTGCAGGCCGAGGCCGAGGACCTGCAGATCCAGGTGGCCGAGCAGCACGAGTCCGCGAACCAGGCGCAGGACGTCTTCACCACCGCGCAGGGCGCGGCCCAGGACGCCGCGGACCGCGCGGACCAGGCCCGGATCGAGACCCAGGCCGCCGGTTCGGCCATCGACGCCGCCCGAGCCCGGCTCGACGACGTCGTGGCGAACACCTACCAGCAGGGCCTCGATCTCGGCCCGATCGGAATGCTCACCAGCGCGTCGGGCCCCGAGGACCTGATCGACCGCGCCCAGATGACGGATGCCGTCGCGCAGCAGCAGGCCACCGCGCTGGACGCCCTCGAGCGGGCCCGGGTGGAGAAGGCCAACGCGGACTCGACGGCCCGGCAGGCGCAGGACGAGGCCGAGCAGCGGCAGCAGGCCGCCGCGGAGGCGAAGACGGCCGCGGACCAGGCCCTCGCGGCCGCGCAGAGCGCGTCCGACGCCCAGGCGCAGCGGCTCTCGCAGGTCCTCGCCGAGCAGACCGAGGTGCAGCGCCGCCTCGACGCCGCCGAGAACGCGGACGCGGGCCTACGGGCCCAGCGGCAGCGCTTCGACGCCTGGCAGGCCGAGCAGGCCCGCCTCGAGGCCGAGCGGCAGCGCGCCGAAGCCGCCGCGGCCCGCGCCCGGGCCGCGCAGGAGGAGGCGGCACGGGCCGCCCAGCCCACGCCCCGCAGCCCGGGGCCCGGTTCCCGGAGCGCCGCGCCGCGCCGCTACGGCTCGGCGGCCGCCCAGACCGTGATCGACCGGGCGATGGGCGAGCTCGGCGTCATCTACGCGTGGGGCGGCGGCACCGCCCGCGGGCCGTCGCGGGGCATCCGGGACGGCGGCGTCGCCGACGCGATGGGCGACTACAAGAAGATCGGTTTCGACTGTTCGGGGCTGATGCTCTACGCGTTCGCGGGCGTCGGGGTGAACCTGCCGCGCTACAGCGGCAACCAGCACGCCTACGGGGACCAGGTCCCGCTGGCGGACAAGCAACCGGGCGACATGCTGGCCTGGGCCCGCAACGGCCGCATCTACCACATCGCGCTGTACATCGGGAACAACAAGATGATCGAGGCGCCCTACTCCGGGGCGACGGTGCGGGTCACCGACGTGCGCTACGGCGGGAACCTGCTGCCGACCGTGTCCCGCGTGCTCTGA
- a CDS encoding flagellar basal body protein FliL, translated as MADDGTGPDPQQDPRRWAPQGQGPVRAGQGHDPQQGYGPPAGQGYGPPPGQQGHSQQGYGQQGYGQQGYGQQGYGEQGTSRYAAPQGPPGYAQPGYAQPGYGEPQYGQQGYAQQAPGQSGPQYGWDPSGGYPPPPGGPTQTGQPRRKRWPLITAIVAVLVLLAGGGTAWYLLGNAGGAGSPNDAVTTLAADLEAKNYLKAYSRINPTEAGLLADMGDMLTTELQRLDVLKPDASAQAALDSAAVTGLRFDEAGQENVRDNVAITKLVAGTITTNQDPNTLPFTDSFKARAFPNGIPTGGPTTIDIAQEVAQRGEPIRVATVKVDGEWYVSGFYTLADYALKDAGTPWPTTSIGAAGAGTAQDALREALQAGFDSNVQRLVELSSPTEMAVLHDAGPALVDAARGSTPSGLRIVDLQTTQEDVRGSTGLGLRSAVVEQNGQRITITRDGDCVTVGGIEGSPATPFCANDLASNLGSQIGNDPTLTRLVPKLVTAALDVKVVMVQEDGAWFVSPGRTLVGVYGDLLGALAPEDVAALVGAGR; from the coding sequence ATGGCCGACGACGGGACCGGACCCGATCCCCAGCAGGACCCGCGCCGGTGGGCACCCCAGGGCCAGGGCCCTGTCCGGGCCGGCCAGGGTCACGACCCGCAGCAGGGCTACGGGCCCCCGGCCGGGCAGGGCTACGGCCCGCCCCCCGGACAACAGGGGCACAGCCAGCAGGGCTACGGCCAGCAGGGCTACGGCCAGCAGGGCTACGGCCAGCAGGGCTACGGGGAGCAGGGCACGAGCCGGTACGCGGCACCGCAGGGCCCGCCCGGGTACGCGCAGCCCGGTTACGCGCAGCCGGGATACGGCGAGCCGCAGTACGGCCAGCAGGGCTACGCGCAGCAGGCTCCCGGGCAGTCGGGCCCGCAGTACGGCTGGGACCCGTCCGGTGGCTACCCGCCCCCGCCAGGCGGCCCGACGCAGACCGGGCAGCCACGCCGCAAGCGCTGGCCGCTGATCACGGCGATCGTCGCCGTCCTCGTCCTGCTGGCCGGTGGCGGGACCGCCTGGTACCTGCTCGGCAACGCCGGCGGGGCCGGCTCACCGAACGACGCCGTGACCACGCTCGCCGCGGACCTCGAGGCGAAGAACTACCTGAAGGCCTACAGCCGGATCAACCCCACCGAGGCCGGGCTGCTCGCGGACATGGGCGACATGCTCACCACCGAGCTGCAGCGCCTGGACGTCCTCAAGCCGGACGCCTCCGCGCAGGCCGCGCTGGACTCGGCGGCGGTCACCGGCCTGAGGTTCGACGAGGCCGGCCAGGAGAACGTCCGGGACAACGTCGCGATCACCAAGCTCGTCGCCGGGACGATCACGACGAACCAGGACCCGAACACCCTGCCGTTCACGGACTCGTTCAAGGCCAGGGCGTTCCCGAACGGCATCCCGACCGGCGGCCCGACGACCATCGACATCGCCCAGGAGGTCGCGCAGCGGGGCGAGCCGATCCGCGTGGCGACCGTGAAGGTCGACGGCGAGTGGTACGTCAGCGGCTTCTACACACTCGCGGACTACGCCCTGAAGGACGCCGGCACCCCCTGGCCGACGACCTCGATCGGCGCCGCCGGCGCGGGGACCGCGCAGGATGCCCTGCGCGAGGCGCTGCAGGCGGGCTTCGACTCGAACGTCCAGCGCCTGGTCGAGCTGTCCTCGCCCACCGAGATGGCCGTGCTGCACGACGCCGGGCCCGCGCTCGTCGACGCGGCCCGGGGCAGCACCCCCAGTGGGCTACGGATCGTCGACCTGCAGACGACGCAGGAGGACGTCCGGGGCTCCACCGGGCTCGGCCTGCGCAGCGCCGTCGTCGAACAGAACGGGCAGCGGATCACCATCACGCGGGACGGCGACTGTGTGACGGTCGGCGGCATCGAGGGCTCGCCCGCCACCCCGTTCTGCGCGAACGACCTCGCGAGCAACCTCGGCTCCCAGATCGGCAACGACCCGACGCTCACCCGGCTCGTGCCGAAGCTGGTCACGGCCGCCCTGGACGTCAAGGTCGTGATGGTGCAGGAGGACGGCGCCTGGTTCGTCAGCCCCGGCAGGACGCTGGTCGGGGTGTACGGGGACCTGCTCGGCGCCCTGGCGCCCGAGGACGTCGCCGCGCTGGTCGGGGCGGGCCGCTGA
- a CDS encoding aconitate hydratase, whose translation MATTDSFGARGTLGVGDNSYEIFRLSAVEGSEKLPYSLKVLLENLLRTEDGANVTADHIRAIAAWDPTAEPDTEIQFTPARVIMQDFTGVPCVVDLATMREAVTEMGGDPSKVNPLAPAELVIDHSVIIDIFGTPDAFERNVEFEYSRNKERYQFLRWGQGAFDEFKVVPPGTGIVHQVNIEHLARTVMARNGQAYPDTLVGTDSHTTMVNGLGVLGWGVGGIEAEAAMLGQPVSMLIPKVVGFKLTGEIPAGATATDVVLTITEMLREQGVVGKFVEFYGEGVSAVPLANRATIGNMSPEFGSTAAIFPIDEETVRYLTLTGRSKEQIALVEAYAKEQGLWHDPSKEPVFSETLELDLSTVVPSIAGPKRPQDRIALSESKEAFRQALVDYADGEPASSGVDESSEESFPASDAPATSGSGNGSGKPRVAVSAAHGAHGRVSKPTPVSLGGNEFEIDHGAVVIASITSCTNTSNPSVMLGAALLAKNAVDKGLAVKPWVKTSMAPGSQVVTDYYEKAGLWPYLEKLGYHLVGYGCTTCIGNSGPLPEEVSAAVNEADLAVVSVLSGNRNFEGRINPDVKMNYLASPPLVIAYALAGTMDFDFEAQPLGQDPEGNDVFLADLWPSARDVQDVIDSSITQEMFTKDYADVFAGDERWKSLPTPEGKTFEWDEQSTYVRKPPYFEGMSDEPAPVEDITGARVLALLGDSVTTDHISPAGAIKAGTPAAQYLDEHGVDKKDYNSFGSRRGNHEVMIRGTFANIRLRNQLLDGVSGGYTRDFTQDDAPQAFIYDAAQNYAAAGTPLVVLGGKEYGSGSSRDWAAKGTALLGVKAVIVESFERIHRSNLIGMGVIPLQFPQGESAASLGLDGTETFDIAGITALNDGSTPQTVKVTATKSDGTTVEFDAVVRIDTPGEADYYRNGGILQYVLRGMLRS comes from the coding sequence GTGGCCACAACCGACAGCTTCGGAGCCAGGGGAACACTCGGCGTCGGTGACAACTCCTACGAGATCTTCCGGCTGTCCGCCGTCGAGGGTTCGGAGAAGTTGCCGTACAGCCTGAAGGTCCTGCTCGAGAACCTGCTGCGGACCGAGGACGGCGCGAACGTCACCGCGGACCACATCCGCGCGATCGCCGCCTGGGACCCGACGGCGGAGCCGGACACCGAGATCCAGTTCACCCCGGCCCGGGTGATCATGCAGGACTTCACCGGTGTCCCCTGCGTCGTCGACCTCGCCACCATGCGCGAGGCCGTGACCGAGATGGGCGGCGACCCGTCGAAGGTCAACCCGCTCGCCCCCGCCGAGCTGGTCATCGACCACTCGGTGATCATCGACATCTTCGGCACCCCGGACGCCTTCGAGCGCAACGTGGAGTTCGAGTACAGCCGCAACAAGGAGCGCTACCAGTTCCTGCGCTGGGGCCAGGGCGCGTTCGACGAGTTCAAGGTCGTCCCGCCGGGCACCGGCATCGTGCACCAGGTCAACATCGAGCACCTCGCTCGCACGGTCATGGCCCGCAACGGCCAGGCCTACCCGGACACGCTCGTCGGCACCGACTCGCACACCACGATGGTCAACGGCCTGGGCGTGCTGGGCTGGGGCGTCGGCGGTATCGAGGCCGAGGCGGCCATGCTCGGCCAGCCCGTCTCGATGCTGATCCCCAAGGTCGTCGGCTTCAAGCTGACCGGCGAGATCCCCGCGGGCGCCACCGCCACGGACGTCGTGCTGACGATCACCGAGATGCTGCGCGAGCAGGGTGTCGTCGGCAAGTTCGTCGAGTTCTACGGCGAGGGCGTTAGCGCGGTGCCGCTGGCCAACCGCGCCACCATCGGCAACATGAGCCCGGAGTTCGGCTCCACCGCGGCGATCTTCCCGATCGACGAGGAGACGGTCCGGTACCTCACGCTGACCGGCCGCTCCAAGGAGCAGATCGCGCTGGTCGAGGCCTACGCCAAGGAGCAGGGTCTCTGGCACGACCCGTCGAAGGAGCCTGTGTTCTCCGAGACGCTCGAGCTGGACCTGTCGACGGTCGTCCCGTCGATCGCCGGCCCGAAGCGCCCGCAGGACCGGATCGCGCTCTCGGAATCCAAGGAGGCCTTCCGCCAGGCGCTCGTGGACTACGCGGACGGCGAGCCCGCCAGCTCCGGCGTCGACGAGTCGTCCGAGGAGTCGTTCCCCGCCAGCGACGCGCCGGCCACCTCCGGCTCGGGCAACGGCAGCGGCAAGCCCCGCGTGGCGGTCTCCGCCGCGCACGGCGCGCACGGCCGAGTCAGCAAGCCCACCCCGGTCAGCCTGGGCGGCAACGAGTTCGAGATCGACCACGGCGCCGTCGTGATCGCCTCGATCACCAGCTGCACCAACACGTCCAACCCCTCGGTCATGCTGGGCGCGGCCCTGCTGGCCAAGAACGCCGTGGACAAGGGCCTCGCGGTCAAGCCGTGGGTGAAGACGTCGATGGCGCCGGGCTCGCAGGTCGTCACGGACTACTACGAGAAGGCCGGTCTCTGGCCCTACCTCGAGAAGCTCGGCTATCACCTGGTGGGCTACGGCTGCACCACCTGCATCGGCAACTCGGGCCCGCTGCCCGAGGAGGTCTCCGCGGCGGTCAACGAGGCGGACCTCGCGGTCGTCTCGGTGCTGTCGGGCAACCGCAACTTCGAGGGCCGGATCAACCCGGACGTCAAGATGAACTACCTGGCGTCCCCGCCGCTGGTCATCGCCTACGCCCTGGCCGGCACGATGGACTTCGACTTCGAGGCCCAGCCGCTCGGCCAGGACCCCGAGGGCAACGACGTCTTCCTCGCCGACCTCTGGCCGTCGGCCAGGGACGTCCAGGACGTGATCGACTCCTCGATCACGCAGGAGATGTTCACCAAGGACTACGCGGACGTCTTCGCCGGTGACGAGCGCTGGAAGTCCCTGCCGACGCCCGAGGGCAAGACCTTCGAGTGGGACGAGCAGTCCACCTACGTCCGCAAGCCCCCGTACTTCGAGGGCATGTCGGACGAGCCCGCACCGGTCGAGGACATCACGGGCGCCCGGGTGCTGGCCCTGCTCGGCGACTCGGTCACCACGGACCACATCTCCCCCGCCGGCGCGATCAAGGCCGGCACGCCGGCGGCGCAGTACCTCGACGAGCACGGCGTGGACAAGAAGGACTACAACTCCTTCGGCTCGCGCCGCGGCAACCACGAGGTGATGATCCGCGGCACGTTCGCGAACATCCGGCTGCGCAACCAGCTGCTCGACGGCGTTTCCGGCGGCTACACCCGGGACTTCACCCAGGACGACGCGCCGCAGGCCTTCATCTACGACGCGGCGCAGAACTACGCGGCGGCCGGCACCCCGCTGGTGGTGCTGGGCGGCAAGGAGTACGGCTCGGGCTCGTCGCGCGACTGGGCGGCCAAGGGCACCGCGCTGCTGGGCGTCAAGGCCGTCATCGTCGAGTCGTTCGAGCGCATCCACCGCTCGAACCTGATCGGCATGGGCGTCATCCCCCTGCAGTTCCCGCAGGGCGAGTCGGCGGCGTCCCTCGGCCTCGACGGCACGGAGACCTTCGACATCGCGGGCATCACCGCGCTGAACGACGGCTCCACCCCGCAGACGGTCAAGGTCACCGCGACCAAGTCGGACGGCACGACCGTGGAGTTCGACGCGGTCGTCCGCATCGACACCCCCGGCGAGGCGGACTACTACCGCAACGGCGGCATCCTGCAGTACGTGCTGCGGGGCATGCTCCGCAGCTGA
- the ggh gene encoding glucosylglycerate hydrolase: protein MSTSSETDHRPIPATAPRSVSAPAAERHGAAYGAALTDTALAEHAADVLRLNDMGGWTKAAPLLYPHQWSWDSAFVAIGWAQVDVRRAMTEQQRLFEAQWRSGMVPQIVFNPDAGPESYFPDPARWACELSPEAPIGIAETSGLCQPPVHAIAVRRILEVARELGGAELADVRARLVDLFPKLLAWHRYLAENRDPDGTGLVTTYHPWEGIDNSPRWDAVLARLEVGAVPPYTRRDVQHVADAGQRPTNEHYDRFLWLLELLKRHRYDDAEIHLHYPFLVKDVFLTAVLVTANTALREIAEFVGASDEDKALIDLWRDRGRKGIASTVDARSGMTYDLDMTTGAPIEVATFAGMSPLIDGGFDAAQRATSLALFDSPAFAGHPDLRWRMLPSTSPESEVFDPRNYWRGPVWPIVNWLYWQGLRDGGDVERAEELRTVSLDALRTVGFAEYFDPMTGEPLGSAMQSWTAAVALDWLAS, encoded by the coding sequence GTGAGCACGAGCTCGGAAACCGACCACCGCCCGATCCCCGCGACAGCTCCCCGGTCGGTCTCCGCGCCGGCAGCGGAGCGCCACGGAGCGGCCTACGGAGCCGCCCTCACCGACACCGCGCTCGCTGAGCACGCGGCCGACGTCCTCCGCCTGAACGACATGGGCGGCTGGACCAAGGCGGCCCCCCTGCTCTACCCGCACCAGTGGAGCTGGGACAGCGCGTTCGTCGCGATCGGGTGGGCGCAGGTGGACGTGCGCCGTGCAATGACCGAGCAGCAGCGCCTGTTCGAGGCGCAGTGGCGTAGCGGGATGGTCCCGCAGATCGTGTTCAACCCGGACGCCGGGCCGGAGTCCTACTTCCCGGACCCCGCCCGCTGGGCGTGCGAGCTCTCGCCCGAGGCGCCGATCGGCATCGCCGAGACCAGTGGTCTGTGCCAGCCTCCCGTGCACGCGATCGCGGTGCGGCGGATCCTCGAGGTCGCCCGGGAGCTCGGCGGCGCGGAGCTGGCGGACGTGCGTGCCCGGCTCGTCGACCTGTTCCCGAAGCTCCTCGCCTGGCACCGCTACCTCGCGGAGAACCGGGACCCGGACGGCACCGGCCTGGTCACGACCTACCACCCGTGGGAGGGCATCGACAACTCCCCGCGCTGGGACGCCGTGCTCGCCCGGCTCGAGGTCGGCGCGGTCCCGCCGTACACCCGCCGCGACGTCCAGCACGTCGCCGACGCCGGCCAGCGGCCCACGAACGAGCACTACGACCGCTTCCTGTGGCTGCTCGAGCTGCTCAAGCGCCACCGTTACGACGACGCCGAGATCCACCTCCACTACCCGTTCCTGGTCAAGGACGTCTTCCTGACGGCCGTCCTGGTCACGGCGAACACGGCGCTGCGGGAGATCGCGGAGTTCGTCGGCGCGTCGGACGAGGACAAGGCCCTGATCGACCTCTGGCGCGACCGGGGCCGCAAGGGCATCGCGTCCACGGTCGACGCGCGGAGCGGTATGACCTACGACCTGGACATGACGACCGGCGCGCCGATCGAGGTGGCGACCTTCGCCGGGATGTCCCCGCTGATCGACGGCGGGTTCGACGCCGCGCAGCGCGCCACGTCGCTGGCCCTGTTCGACTCGCCGGCGTTCGCGGGGCACCCGGACCTGCGCTGGCGGATGCTGCCGAGCACCAGCCCGGAGTCCGAGGTGTTCGACCCCCGCAACTACTGGCGGGGCCCGGTCTGGCCGATCGTGAACTGGCTGTACTGGCAGGGCCTGCGCGACGGCGGGGACGTCGAGCGGGCCGAGGAGCTGCGGACCGTGTCCCTGGACGCGCTACGGACCGTCGGCTTCGCGGAGTACTTCGACCCGATGACCGGTGAGCCCTTGGGCTCGGCCATGCAGTCCTGGACCGCCGCGGTCGCCCTGGACTGGCTGGCCTCCTGA
- a CDS encoding ABC transporter ATP-binding protein, translating into MSDIELSGITKTYPRGAAPAVRDVSLTVADGEFFVLLGPSGCGKTTLLRAIAGLEHPDAGTIRLGDRDVTGSAPRQRDLAMVFQGYAVFPHLTVYDNIGFGLSMRHEPKAEIDARVREAAGLLQLDDLLERYPSALSGGQRQRVAVARAIAVRPSVLLMDEPLSNLDALLRLTFRSDLKQLAKELNTTIVYVTHDQVEALSLGDRIAVMRAGEIVQCGTPMEVYDRPATRFVGAFIGTPPMNFLPVTISRDGGRAVGRLGEHAIRVPDWISGDTVLAGIRAENLAASTTEVPDAMPGRVRVVEPLGSQLLVTVAVGSEIVKLLTPNDFPAADDQRLWMTVADDKVRWFSPDDERELTEERATSAV; encoded by the coding sequence TTGTCCGACATCGAGCTGAGCGGCATCACGAAGACCTACCCGCGCGGGGCCGCACCGGCCGTCCGCGACGTGTCCCTCACCGTCGCCGACGGCGAGTTCTTCGTGCTCCTCGGACCGTCCGGCTGCGGTAAGACGACCCTGCTGCGCGCGATCGCCGGCCTGGAGCACCCGGACGCCGGCACCATCCGGCTCGGCGACCGGGACGTCACCGGGTCCGCGCCCCGGCAGCGGGACCTGGCCATGGTCTTCCAGGGCTACGCCGTGTTCCCGCACCTCACGGTGTACGACAACATCGGTTTCGGGCTCAGCATGCGGCACGAGCCGAAGGCGGAGATCGACGCCCGGGTCCGCGAGGCGGCGGGCCTCTTGCAGCTCGACGACCTGCTGGAGCGCTACCCGTCGGCCTTGTCCGGCGGGCAGCGCCAGCGGGTCGCCGTGGCCCGCGCCATCGCCGTCCGGCCGTCCGTGCTGCTGATGGACGAACCGCTGTCCAACCTGGACGCCCTGCTGCGCCTGACCTTCCGCTCCGACCTGAAACAGCTGGCCAAGGAGCTGAACACGACGATCGTCTACGTGACGCACGACCAGGTCGAGGCGCTGAGCCTGGGGGACCGCATCGCCGTCATGCGGGCCGGCGAGATCGTGCAGTGCGGCACGCCGATGGAGGTCTACGACCGGCCCGCGACGCGGTTCGTCGGCGCGTTCATCGGGACGCCACCGATGAACTTCCTGCCCGTGACGATCTCCCGCGACGGCGGCCGGGCCGTGGGACGCCTCGGCGAGCACGCGATCCGCGTCCCGGACTGGATCTCCGGAGACACCGTGCTGGCCGGGATCCGGGCCGAGAACCTGGCCGCGTCGACGACCGAGGTGCCGGACGCGATGCCGGGGCGGGTCCGCGTGGTCGAGCCGCTGGGATCGCAGCTGCTCGTCACCGTGGCGGTGGGCTCGGAGATCGTGAAGCTGCTGACCCCCAACGACTTCCCGGCGGCCGACGACCAGCGGCTCTGGATGACCGTCGCGGACGACAAGGTCCGGTGGTTCTCCCCGGACGACGAGCGCGAGCTGACCGAGGAGCGCGCGACCAGCGCCGTGTGA